The Mycobacteriales bacterium sequence CGCAGGGTGTCGATGGTGTACGTGGGACCGGCCCGGTCGACGTCGGTGCGGCTGACCGAGAAGCGCGGGTTGCTCGCGGTGGCGATGACCGTCATGAGATAGCGGTCCTCGGCCGGGCTCACCTCACGGTGCGCCTTCTGCCACGGCGTGCCCGTGGGGACGAACACGACCTCGTCGAGGGCGAATTCCGCGGCCACCTCGCTGGCCGCCGACAGGTGCCCGTGGTGGACCGGGTCGAACGTCCCGCCCATGACCCCGATGCGCCTGCCCACGCAGCGGGAGCCTAGCGACCCCGGCTGCCAGAGGGGGTGGGACCGATTCATCCTTGACTACCTAATGATCGTAGGACATCCTCCGAACATGCCTTCGCAATTGGCTCCACGTGCCGACCGGCGGCACCTGCGCCGCGCGGAGACCATCGAGCAGATCGTCCTCGTCGCGGTCGAGGTGATGGCCGAGCAGGGCGTGGCGGGTCTGTCGCTGGGCGAGGTGGCTCGCCGCATCGGCATCCGGCCCCCGTCGCTCTATGTCTACTTCGATTCCAAGCATGCGGTGTACGACGCCGTGTTCACCCGTGGCTGGCGCAGCGTCGCGGCGGCGATGGAGCAGCTCGGGCCACCGGAGGAGGGCACGGACCTACCGGCATACGCCCTGGAGATGGCGCGGACCTTTGTCCGCTGGGCAGTGCAGAACCCGGTCCACTCCCAGCTCATGGGCTGGCGACCGGTCCCCGGCTACGAGCCGTCGGCCGAGGCGTACGAGCCCGCCGTCGCGGTGCTGGAGCGATCGCTCGAGGTCATCACGCAGCTGCAGTCGCTGGGCCTGTTCCACGCCGACGTCCCCACCGAGGAGCTCATGCGCGGCTGGACGGTGCTGATCAGCGGCGTGATGACCCAGCAGCTCGCGAACGCACCAGAACAGTCCTTCGAGACCGGCACCTACACCTCGATGCTGCCTCAACTGGTGCAGATGTTCCTGGCGCACTACGCGCCGGACACCCACACACCGGCCTGCGGGGAGGGGAAACCATGACCGAGCAAGCGAATGCGCCCACCGAGCGCGCGCACGCGACCACTGCACGCCGTCCCGCGCTCGACCGCCACGTCGCGATGCGCCTGGCGGCGACCGAGTACGAACGGGTATCTGTCCAGCTGGCGTCGCTGTCGCCTGAGGACTGGACCAGGCCGAGCGGCTGCCCGCCGTGGGACGTGCGCGCGTTGGCGACGCATGCCCTCGGGATGGCGCAGATGGCCGCCTCGCTGCGCGAGCAGCTGCGCCAGATGCGCAAGGCCAAGCGGGCCGGCGGCATCTTCATCGACGCACTGACCGGGCTCCAGGTCGACGAGCACCGCGACCTGTCACCGCAGCAGGTCCGCGACCGGCTCCGTCAGGTCGGGCCGCGCGCCGCGAAGGCACGACGGCGTACGCCCGGCCTCGTCCGGCGGAGAACCATGCCGGACGAGCAGCCGCTCGGCGGTCGGCCGGACAGCGGCACCGAACGCTGGACGTTCGGCTACCTCGTCGACGTCATCCTCACCCGCGACCCGTGGATGCACCGGACCGACATCGCCGCGGCAACCGGGCGGCCGCTCGAACTCACCGCCGAGCACGACGGGGTGCTCGTCGCGGACGTCGTCCAGGAGTGGGCCGCGCGGCACGGCTCCCCGTGCAGGCTCATCCTGACCGGCCCGGCCGGCGGCAGTTGGACGTTCGGCGCCGGCGGTCCCGAGATGGGGCTCGACGCCGTCGAGTTCTGCCGGATCCTTGCCGGGCGCGGCTCCGGCGAGGGGCTGCTCGCGACCGAGGTCCCCTTCTGAGCGCTCGAGTCCCGCCCGCGGCCGACGGTCAGACCAGACGCCTCCTCCAGATCCGCCAGCCGAGCCGGACGGCCACCACGGCCACGGCCAGGCACAGCACGAGCAGGATGGCACGGCCGCTGAGCCGGATCAGTGCCTCCACCCCGGTGGTGAAACCGTGCCATGCGTCGGCAAAGGCCTTGGACAGCCCGGTGTCGGGCTGGGCACCTTTGACGAGCGGGTCGTCGGCCTCGGTGACCGACACCTCCAGGGTCGCCAGCTCACTCTGGTCGGCGAGCACCCGGCGCTGACCCTCGAGTTGGTCGATCTTGCCGGTCACGTCGTCCACCCGCTGCTGCACGGCCAGCACGTCGCCGATGCTGCGGGCCCGGGACAGGATGTCCAGGAAGCGTTCACGGGCGGCGCGCAGCGTGCGGATCTGCGCCTCCACGTCGGCGTACTGCGCCGTGATGTCCTGGCCGCTCGTCGTCGCGCTGCGCACCTGGGCATCCAGCGAACGCACCTGTTCGACCAGCGACTCGAACTGCTCGACCGGCACCCGCAGGGTCACGGATCCGGACGGCGTCGGCCCGGACTCCTGCGTCTTGGTGGCGGCGATGTCACCACCGGCCGCACCTGCCAGCCGTCGCACCTCGGTGAGCACGGCGGTGACCCGGCCGTCCTCGACGACGAGCGCGACGGCGCCGGTCCTGAGGATGCGGCTGCCGTCGGCGGCGACCGGCGCGGCCGGTGCCGGCGCCCGACCCGGTGCGGCGGCCTGACCCGGTGCGGCGGCGACCTCGCGGGCGGCGCCGGTGAGTTTGGTCGCCGCGGCGGAGCCGTCCTCTGGTTGCAGGGCGCCGTGCAGGGCGCGGCCCTCGGGGCCCGCGGCCGAGCCGCTCCGCTGCCGCGCGACGTCCGGCGCCTCGGGAACCGGTTCGGCGCGCTGCTCGTCGCCGCCTGCCGGGACGGGCGGCCGCGCGGCGCCGGCAAGCTGCCCCACCCGGTCGTCGGCGTTCCCGGCGAACAGGCCGAGACCCAGAGCCAGCCCGACAGCGGCAACTGCGGCTGCGGCCGACAGCTGCACCGGGCGCCGCCGCAGCAGCGGCACCACCGCACTCTCTTCGACGATCGCGTCCAGCACCTCCACCGGGCCGTCCTCGGGAACGGGGTAGCCGTCGGCGGCCTCGGCCAGCAGCGAGCGCAGGTCCTGCTCGGTCAGCGTCCCCATCACACGTTCTCCAGCTCGTCGTCGCGGACCCAGGCCGACAGGCGGGGGTCGAGGGCGAGCCGCTGCCGGGCGTCGTACAGGCGGCTCTTCACGGTGCCCGGACGGCGGTCGATCGCGGTCGCGATCTCCTTCTCGCTCAGCCCGGCGTAGAAGCGCAGCACCAGCGGGACCCGCAGGTGCTCGGGGAGGTCGGCCAGTGCCGCCAGCACGTCGCCGGCCAGCTGCGACTGCTCGGCGACCTGCTCGGGAGCGGGTGCGGTGTCCGGCAGCGCCGCCAGCCCCGCCGGCCCGTCGTCCTTGCCGACCCGCACCGACTGCGCCCGCACCCGACTCAGACAGGCGTTCACCACGACGCGGTACAGCCAGGGCTTGCGGCCCTCGCCGGCCGGGATGGCGCTGCGAAAGCGCCAGACCCGCAGAAAGGCCTCTTGGACGGCGTCCTGCGCCTCGTGCGGGTCCCGCAGCACCAGGCACGCCGTGCGGTAGGCGATGGCGTAGTCGCGGGCGAGCCACGCGTCGAAATCGTCGGTCACGTCCAGTAGACGCAGCCGGCGGCAGATCGGTTCGGGGTCAGGCTGCTTGCGTCATGCTGAGAGGAGCGCCTGCGCGCGACGGCAGCATGACGCCAGCCCCGGGTCAGGTCGGCAGCAGCCGCTGGACGAACTCCTCGAGCTGCACCGCGTTGCGGCACTCGACCATCTCGATCACGTCGGCGTACTGCGCCGTGGCGCTGTCGCCGCTGCCCCAGTACGCCGCCGG is a genomic window containing:
- a CDS encoding RNA polymerase sigma factor encodes the protein MTDDFDAWLARDYAIAYRTACLVLRDPHEAQDAVQEAFLRVWRFRSAIPAGEGRKPWLYRVVVNACLSRVRAQSVRVGKDDGPAGLAALPDTAPAPEQVAEQSQLAGDVLAALADLPEHLRVPLVLRFYAGLSEKEIATAIDRRPGTVKSRLYDARQRLALDPRLSAWVRDDELENV
- a CDS encoding maleylpyruvate isomerase family mycothiol-dependent enzyme — encoded protein: MTEQANAPTERAHATTARRPALDRHVAMRLAATEYERVSVQLASLSPEDWTRPSGCPPWDVRALATHALGMAQMAASLREQLRQMRKAKRAGGIFIDALTGLQVDEHRDLSPQQVRDRLRQVGPRAAKARRRTPGLVRRRTMPDEQPLGGRPDSGTERWTFGYLVDVILTRDPWMHRTDIAAATGRPLELTAEHDGVLVADVVQEWAARHGSPCRLILTGPAGGSWTFGAGGPEMGLDAVEFCRILAGRGSGEGLLATEVPF
- the nadD gene encoding nicotinate-nucleotide adenylyltransferase, with translation MNRSHPLWQPGSLGSRCVGRRIGVMGGTFDPVHHGHLSAASEVAAEFALDEVVFVPTGTPWQKAHREVSPAEDRYLMTVIATASNPRFSVSRTDVDRAGPTYTIDTLRDMHRAIDPAELFFITGADALAQILGWHGAEGLFELAHFVGVSRPGYAPVDLGSFPAGAVTLLEVPALAISSSDCRERVSRGHPVWYLVPDGVVQYIEKRSLYRGGS
- a CDS encoding DUF4349 domain-containing protein — protein: MGTLTEQDLRSLLAEAADGYPVPEDGPVEVLDAIVEESAVVPLLRRRPVQLSAAAAVAAVGLALGLGLFAGNADDRVGQLAGAARPPVPAGGDEQRAEPVPEAPDVARQRSGSAAGPEGRALHGALQPEDGSAAATKLTGAAREVAAAPGQAAAPGRAPAPAAPVAADGSRILRTGAVALVVEDGRVTAVLTEVRRLAGAAGGDIAATKTQESGPTPSGSVTLRVPVEQFESLVEQVRSLDAQVRSATTSGQDITAQYADVEAQIRTLRAARERFLDILSRARSIGDVLAVQQRVDDVTGKIDQLEGQRRVLADQSELATLEVSVTEADDPLVKGAQPDTGLSKAFADAWHGFTTGVEALIRLSGRAILLVLCLAVAVVAVRLGWRIWRRRLV
- a CDS encoding TetR/AcrR family transcriptional regulator; the protein is MPSQLAPRADRRHLRRAETIEQIVLVAVEVMAEQGVAGLSLGEVARRIGIRPPSLYVYFDSKHAVYDAVFTRGWRSVAAAMEQLGPPEEGTDLPAYALEMARTFVRWAVQNPVHSQLMGWRPVPGYEPSAEAYEPAVAVLERSLEVITQLQSLGLFHADVPTEELMRGWTVLISGVMTQQLANAPEQSFETGTYTSMLPQLVQMFLAHYAPDTHTPACGEGKP